In Vogesella indigofera, the sequence TCACCACCGTGGTCTTGCCCTGGTAGCGGGCAAAGCTGGCCGGCTTGCCGCCTAGCTCGGTCAGCACGGCGCTGTCCAGCAGGCCGCCGGCCACGGCGCACAGCGGCATCAGCAACAGGCCGCCCAACAGCAGGCGGCGCGAAAGCATGGTTTTTACAGACATCAGTTTATTCCGGAGTAATGCGTCAGATGGCGTTAGATCGCCACCAGTACGCCACAGTTCACCGCGGCACGGCCGCGGCTTCGTGATAGAATGGTCGATTCCCCTTCTGTTGACGCACGGGCCATGTCCATTCTCGTTTGCGGGGCGCTAGCCTACGACACGCTGTTCAATTTCGAAGACCGCTTCGATAACCATATTCTGCCCGATCAGCTGCACAAGATCTCGACCACCTTCAAGGTGCCGACCATGCGCCGCGAGTTTGGCGGCCCGGCCGGCAACATCGCCTACAGCCTGTGCCTGCTCGGCGAGACGCCGCTGGTGATGGGCGCGGTGGGCGAAGACTTCGAGCCCTACCGCCAGCACCTGAAGCGCGCCGGTGTCGACGACCGCTTCATCCGCACCATCCGCGGCCAGTACACCTCGCAGTGCTTCGGCATCGCCGACAAGGATGGCAACCAGTTGATGGCCTTCCATCCCGGCGCCATGGACCACGCCACCGTCAACCACATCGCCGACGTGCCGGAGCGCATCGAAGTGGCGATTGTATCGCCTGGCGGCCACGCTGCCTTCCTGCAGCACACCCGCGAGCTGCACGCGGCCGGCATCCCGTTCATCTTCGACCCCGGCCAGGAGCTGCCACTGCTGTCGCGCGACGAGCTGAACGAGATCGTGGAGCTGGCCAGCTATGTCGCCATCAACGACTACGAGAGCGAACTGATGCGCGAACGCGCCGGGCTGCCGGTGGAGGTGCTAGCCGGCAAGGTCGAGGCACTGATCGTCACCCGCGGCTCCAAGGGTGCCGAGATCTACGCCGACGACACCATCCACCTGATTCCGCGGGTACAGATGCCGATCAAGCCGCTCGACCCGATGGGCTGCGGCGACGCCTTCCGCGCCGGCCTGCTGTACGGCATCCGGCAGGGGCTGGACT encodes:
- a CDS encoding carbohydrate kinase family protein codes for the protein MSILVCGALAYDTLFNFEDRFDNHILPDQLHKISTTFKVPTMRREFGGPAGNIAYSLCLLGETPLVMGAVGEDFEPYRQHLKRAGVDDRFIRTIRGQYTSQCFGIADKDGNQLMAFHPGAMDHATVNHIADVPERIEVAIVSPGGHAAFLQHTRELHAAGIPFIFDPGQELPLLSRDELNEIVELASYVAINDYESELMRERAGLPVEVLAGKVEALIVTRGSKGAEIYADDTIHLIPRVQMPIKPLDPMGCGDAFRAGLLYGIRQGLDWKTTGRLANVIGAIKVTSHGPQNHFFDWEKLRALYQQAYNEPWPL